A region from the Mustela erminea isolate mMusErm1 chromosome 10, mMusErm1.Pri, whole genome shotgun sequence genome encodes:
- the P3R3URF gene encoding PIK3R3 upstream open reading frame protein yields the protein MGPSQPVRAPRPRGLSSPYRRPRLGWPRPRFPKMFKRSRRTYRQKPQGPAATPAATNPATVATDINDTPTATTSVWILPPQVLRHLCQPGSFLIF from the exons ATGGGGCCTTCTCAGCCTGTCCGTGCCCCTCGGCCCCGGGGCCTAAGCTCCCCCTACCGTAGGCCAAGGCTAGGCTGGCCTCGGCCTCGATTTCCAAAGATGTTCAAGCGTAGCCGCAGAACGTACCGGCAGAAACCCCAAGGCCCAGCTGCCACCCCTGCAGCCACCAATCCTGCCACTGTGGCCACAGATATCAACGACACTCCTACCGCCACCACCAGTGTGTGGATCCTTCCGCCACAAG tTCTCAGACACCTCTGTCAACCTGGCAGCTTTCTGATCTTCTAG